CGTAGAGCGCGATCAGCTGACCGAGCACCGACGGCGACAGCTCGGGGGCCAGGATCGACGTCGAGGGTCGGTTGCCGGAGAACACCCGCGCCGGGACGACGTGCTCGGCGGTGCCCTCGGCGCGCACCTCGTCCGCGGTCTTGCCGAACGCGAGCGCCTTCGTCTGGGCGAAGAAGTTCGCCAGGAACACCTCGTGGACGTCGGTGTCGCCGTCGGCCAGCGGGTACGCCGGGTTGGCCACCGCGATGAAGTCCGCGGGGATGATCCGCGTGCCCTGGTGGATCAGCTGGTAGAACGCGTGCTGCCCGTTCGTCCCCGGCTCGCCCCAGAAGACCTCGCCGGTGCCGGCCGTCAGCGGCGTGCCGTCGGCACGCACGCCCTTGCCGTTGGACTCCATCGTGAGCTGCTGCAGGTACGCCGGGAACCGGTGCAGCAGCTGGGCGTAGGGGAGCACCGCGTGGGTGGCCGCACCGAGGAAGTCGGTGTACCAGACGTTGAGCAGGCCCATGAGGAGCGGGACGTTCTCCGCGGGGGGTGTGGTGCGGAAGTGCTCGTCGACCGTGTGGAGCCCGTCGAGGAACTCGGCGAAGCGCTCCGGGCCGATCGCGACGACCAGCGACGTACCGATGGCCGAGGACACCGAGTAGCGTCCGCCGACCCAGTCCCAGAACCCGAAGGCGTTGTCGGGGTCGATGCCGAAGTCGGCCACCTTGTCGAGCGCGGTCGACACGGCGACGAAGTGCCGGGCGACGGCGTCGTCGACGGCCGACCCCTCGGCCCCGGCCGCGCGCAGTCCGTCGAGCAGCCACTGCCGGCACAGGCGCGCGTTCGTGAGCGTCTCCAGCGTGCCGAACGTCTTGCTGGCCACGATGAACAGCGTCGTGGCCGGGTCGAGGTCGGCGAGGGTGGTCGCCGCGTCGGTCGGGTCGATGTTGCTGATGAAGCGGCACTCGATCGACGGGTGGCGGTAGGCCGCGAGCGCCTCGTAGGCCATCACGGGACCGAGGTCCGACCCACCGATCCCGATGTTGACGACGGTGCGGATGCGCTCGCCGGTTGCGCCGCGCCACTCGCCGGAGCGCACCGACTCGGCGAAGGCGTAGACGCGCCGCAGGACGTCGTGGACGTCCGCGACGACGTCCTGGCCGTCGACCTCGAGCGTCGACGACTCCGGCAGGCGCAGCGCGGTGTGGAGCACCGCGCGGTCCTCCGTCGTGTTGATGCGCTCGCCGCGGAACATCGCGTCGCGTCGCTCGGCGACGCCGACCTCGTCGGCCAGCGCCAGCAGGTCGTCGAGCACGGGGAAGTCCACGAGGGCCTTCGAGAGGTCCACGAAGAGGTCGCCCGCCGTGAAGGAGAGGCGTTCGGCCCGGCCCGGGTCGGCGGCGAACCACCCCCGCAGGTCGGGCTCGAACGCGCCCGCCCGGTCGCGCAGGCGCGACCAGGCGGCGGTGGAGGTGGGGTCGACGGGCCAGACGTGCGGTGCGCTGCTCATCGACCCCGCCTCAGCCCTTCGCTCCGTCGAGCTGGCCCTGGACGGTCTCGAGCAGCTCGTCCCAGGAGGCCACGAACTTGTCGACGCCCTCCTTCTCGAGCTGGGCGATCACGTCGTCGTAGTCGACGCCGGCCGCCGCCACTGCCTCGAGCACGGCCTTGGCGTCCGCGTAGTGCGGTCGCACCGCGTCGCCCTCGACCTCGCCGTGGTCGGCGAAGGCCTGCATCGTCTTCTCGGGCATCGTGTTGACCGTGTTCTCGACGACGAGGTCGGCGACGTACATCGTGTCGCGGTAGTCGGGGTTCTTGACGCCCGTGGAGGCCCACAGCGGCCGCTGCAGGTTCGCCCCGGCCGCGGCCAGCGCCTCCCAGCGCGGACCGGTGAAGAACTCCTCGAACGCCTGGTAGGCGAGCCGCGCGTTGGCCACGCCGGCCTTGCCCTGGAGGTCGGTCGCGCCCGCAGCCTCGAGCCGCTTGTCGATCTCGCTGTCGACGCGCGAGACGAAGAACGAGGCGACGGAGTGGATCGTGGACAGGTCGTGGCCGTTGTCACGGGCCAGCTCGAGGCCCGCGACGTACGCCTCCATCACCTGGCGGTAGCGCGGCAGCCCGAAGATCAGCGTCACGTTGACGGAGATGCCGGCGCCGAGCGTCTGCGTGATGGCGGGCAGGCCCTCGGTGGTGCCCGGGATCTTGATCATCACGTTGTGACGGTCGACAGCCTTCCACAGCTCCTGCGCGGCCTCGGCCGTCTCCTCCGTCTTGAAGGCGAGACCCGGGGGGACCTCGATGGAGACCCAGCCGTCCTTGCCGCCCGTGGCGTCCGCCACCGGCTTGAGGACGTCGGCGGCCTGCCGGACGTCCGTCGTCGTGAGGGCGAAAACGGCCCGGTCCACGTCGGTGCCCTCGGCGACCAGCTCGCGCACCTGCGCGTCGTACCGCTCGCCCTCCGCGAGCGCCGCCGCGAAGATCGAGGGGTTGGTCGTGACGCCCACGACCGAGGAGTCCTTCACGAGGTCGGCGAGGTTGCCGGTCTCGATGCGCTCGCGGGACAGGTCGTCGAGCCAGATGGACACACCCGCGTCGGCGAGTGCGGAGAGACGGTCGGACATTGCTACCTCCTGGGTTGCGGTCTGACGTGCGGGGATGCGGGTGTACGGCGGGGGGATCAGCCCTCGACGACCCGGATGCTGTCCTGGGCGGCGCGCACGACGGCCTCAGGGGTGAAACCGAACTCGGCGAACATGCGCTCGGCGGAGGCGCTGGCACCGTAGGTCTCGATCGAGACGACCTTGCCGTGGTCGCCCACGAGGCGCCACCACGGCATCGCGATGCCGGCCTCGACCGCGACGCGCGCCTTCACGGTGGGCGGAATGACGCTCTCCTGGTAGGCCAGGTCCTGCTCCGCGAACCACTCGAGGCAGGGAGCGGAGACGACGCGCGCCCGCACGCCCTCCTCGGCGAGCTGCTCCGCGGCGGCCACGGCGAGCTGCACCTCGGAGCCGGTGCCGATGAGCACGACGTCGGGGAGGCCGCCCTCCACGTCCTTCAGCACGTAGGCGCCGCGGGCGACGCCGTCGGTGGTCGCGAAGCCCTCCTCCCCACGGGGGAAGACCGGCAGGTTCTGCCGGGACAGGGCGAGCGCCGCGGGGCGGTCGTCGTTGCCGAGGATCGCGGCCCAGGCGGCCGCGGTCTCGTTGGCGTCGGCGGGCCGGACGACGTCGAGGCCGGGGATGGCGCGCAGCGCCGCGAGGTGCTCGACCGGCTGGTGGGTCGGGCCGTCCTCGCCGAGTCCGATCGAGTCGTGGGTCCAGACGTAGGTGACGGGGAGCTTGCTCAGCGCCGCCACGCGCACGGCGCCGCGCATGTAGTCGGAGAACGTGAGGAAGGTGCCGCCGAAGACGCGGGTCAGCCCGTCGGCCGCGATGCCGTTCATGATCGCGCCCATGCCGTGCTCGCGGATGCCGAAGTGGAGCACGCGACCCTGCAACGGGTCGCCCGTCCAGTCACGCGTCGAGCGCGACTCCGGGATGAAGGACGGCGCGTCCTTGATGGTGGTGTTGTTGGAGCCCGCGAGGTCGGCCGAGCCGCCCCACAGCTCCGGCATGATGCCCGCGATCGCGTTGATGACCTTGCCAGACGCGGCACGCGTCGCGACGCCCTTGGGGTCCGCCGGGAAGACCGGGAGCGCATCGACCAGGCCCTCCGGCAGGTCGTGCGCCTTGAGCCGGTGCAGCAGCGCCTCGCGCTCCGGGTTCGCGGCGGCCCACGCGGCGTACTTCTCGTCCCACTCCTTGCCCCACGCCGCTCCGCGGGCGGTCAGGCTGCGCGTGTGCTCGAGCACGTCGGCGGGCACGTCGAAGGTCGTGTCCGGGTTCCAGCCCAGCACCTCCTTCGTCGCGGCGACCTCGTCGGCGCCCAGGGCGCTGCCGTGCGCGGCCTCGGTGCCCTGCGCGTTCGGCGCCGGCCAGGCGATGACCGTGTCGAGCACGATGAGGGAGGGCTGGTCGGTGACGGCACGGGCGGCCTGCACCGCGTCGTACAGCGCCGGCACGTCCTCCTCGTAGTGGTCGCCGCCGTTGGTCCAGTCGACCGTCTGCACGTGCCACCCGTAGGCCTCGTAGCGCTTGGCGACGTCCTCGTTGAACGCCACGTCGGTGTCGCCCTCGATGGAGATGCGGTTGCGGTCGTAGATCACCACGAGGTTGCCGAGCTTCTGGGTGCCGGCGATCGAGCTCGCCTCGCCGCTCACGCCCTCCTGCAGGTCGCCGTCGGAGCAGATGGCGTAGACGTCGTGGTCGAACAGGCTCTCGCCCAGTGGCGTCTCGGGGTCGAGGAGACCGTGCTGGCGGCGGGCCGCCATCGCGATGCCGACAGCGTTGGCCACGCCCTGGCCGAGCGGGCCGGTCGTGACCTCGACGCCGGCGGTGTGGCCGTACTCCGGGTGGCCCGGCGTCTTCGAGCCCCACGTGCGGAGCGCCTTGAGGTCCTCGATCTCGAGACCGAAGCCGCCGAGGAAGAGCTGCGTGTAGAGCGTGATGCTCGAGTGGCCGCACGACAGCACGAAACGGTCGCGCGCGATCCAGCCCGGGTCGGACGGGTCGTGCCGCATCACCTTCTGGAAGAGCAGGTACGCCGCGGGCGCGAGGCTCATCGCCGTGCCCGGGTGACCGTTTCCGACCTTCTGGACGGCGTCCATCGCCAGGACCCGGGCGGTGTCCACCGCCTTCCGGTCGAGGTCGGTCCAGTCCAGCGTGCTCTCGGTCACAGGGATCCTCTCCGGGGTGGTGGCGCGTTCGTGGGCGCGCGGCAGGGATCGGGGGTCGTGATCCTCCACGGACTTCCCGGTACCCACTTGCCGCCACGGCCGATGCCGAGCCTACTGCTGCCTCGGTCTAGACTCGACCCCGCACTGGACCGCCCGGACCGCCCCGCTCCACCCCCTGGAGCCGCTCGGCCCCAGACCGCTTGACGAGGACCCCTGTGACGCACGCCGGCCAGTCGTCCGCCTCCGCTCGCACGGAGGAGGACCCCGTCGTCGTGACGCCGGAGCACGACCTGCATCCTGTTCCGGTGTCCGAGTCGCTTCCGCCCGTCCCCCCGGGCTCGCTGAGCGAGGAGGAGACCGCCGACGACCTGGGTGTGCGCGACGAGCCGGCTCCCGCCTCGCGCGCGACGCTGCGCGACGTCGTGGCGGCCTACGTCGGCCTCACCAAGCCGCGCGTGCTCGAGCTGCTGCTGCTCACGACGGTGCCCGTCATGTTCTTCGCGGCCCGCGGTGTGCCCGAGCTCGGGGTCGTGCTCGCCACGGTCGTCGCCGGGTCAATGTCGGCCGGATCGGCCTCCGCGCTCAACTGCGTCTACGACCGCGACATCGACGAGCAGATGCGCCGCACCCGCCGCCGCGCGCTGCCGCGCCACATCGTCACGCCCCGCGCCGCGCTGGTCTTCGGCCTGACGCTCGGCGTGCTGTCGACCGCGATCTTCTGGGTGTTCGTCAACCCGCTCTCCGCGGTGCTGTCGCTGTCGGCCAACGCCTTCTACATGCTCGTCTACACGATGTGGCTCAAGCGCCGCACCACCCAGAACATCGTGTGGGGCGGTGCCGCCGGCTGCTTCCCGGCCCTCATCGGCTGGACCGCGGTCACCAACGAGCTCGCCTGGCCGCCGGTCGTGTGCTTCCTCATCGTGTTCCTGTGGACGCCGCCCCACACGTGGGCGCTGGCGCTGCGCTACCGCGAGGACTACGCCAACGTCGCCGTGCCGATGCTGCCCGTGGTCGCACCGGCGGCGGTCGTCGGCAAGCAGATCGTGCTCTACACCTGGGCGACCGTCGCAATGTCGCTCGCGCTCTGGCCCATCGCCGACACCGGGCTGTTCTACCCGGCGGCCGCAGCGATCCTGGGCGTCGTGTTCCTCGTCGAGGCCCACAAGATGTGGGGCCGCACCCGCCGCAGCGACCAGCTGAGCGTCATCAACCCGATGCGTCTGTTCCACACGTCGAACCTGTACCTGTCGCTGCTGTTCGTCGCGATCGCCATCGACCCGCTGCTGATGCGCTGATTCTTCAGGCCTCGCTCCGCTCGGCCGTGCCCGTGGCTCTCCGGGCTCCTGTCCTTCGGTCGATCCCGGCCACGTCTCCTCCGCTGCGCTCCTCCGACGCGGCCGCTCCTCCCTCAGGACACGAGCGCGCCGCGGTGCCCTTGCCTTGGGCCTCGCTCCGCTCGGCCTAGCCCGCGGCGCTGCGGGCTCCTGCCCTTCGGTCGATCCCGACCACGTCTCCTCCGCTGCGCTCCTCCGACGCGGCCGCTCCTCCCTCAGGACACGAGCGCGCCGCGGGCAGCGGGATCAGGCCAGCGGGCGCTCGCCGCGGCGTACCGGTTCGAGTTCTACGGAACGGATGCGATCCGAGGGGCGGTCCGGGTGCATCCGTTCCGCAGAACAGGCCGCAGTGCTTTCTGGCCTCGCTCCGCTCGGCTAGCCCGCGGCGCTCCGGGCTCCTGCCCTTCGGTCGATCCCGACCACGTCTCCTCCGCTGCGCTCCTCCGACGCGGCCGCTCCTCCCTCAGGACACGAGCGCGCCGCGGGCGGCGGGGGAGTGCCAGGTGGGGGCGTCATCCCGCGAGAGGCGGGTGCGCCACGCCGTCAGACCCGCGCGACCCGCACCTCGGGCTCGGCGACGATCGTGATCGGGCGGAACGCCCGTACGACGACCCACGTGAGGGCCGCGGAGGTGACGGCGGCGCCGAGCATGTGGATGGCGACCAGGCCGACGGGGAGTCCGGTGAAGTACTGCACGTAGCCCACGACGCCCTGCGCGAGCTCGACGACCAGGAGCACCGTGACCGCCCGGGTCAGTCGGGTGTCCCCCCGACGGCGCGCGACCACCAGCAGAGCGACGGTGAGGGCGACGAGGGCGTAGACCGCCCATGCGTGGAGGTGCGAGAAGGTGGCGGGGTCGAGCCCGGTGCGCGGTGCGTTCTCGTCGCCGGCGTGGGGGCCGCTGCCGGTCACGATGGTGCCGAGGTAGAGCACCACCCAGCCGACCGCGAACAGGGCGAGCGTGAGCCGGCGGACGACGGGCGCCGTGGCCGGTGCGGTCGCCCGTGCGGCGGGGCCCCAGACCTCGGGGTGCCGCACGTGGTCGAGCAGCACCACGCACAGCCCGATCATCGCCAGCGACAGCAGCAGGTGGAGGGCGACGATCCACGGGTTGAGGTCGGTGAGCACCGTGATGCCGCCGATGACCGCCTGCGCGGGGATGCCGAGCCCGATGCCGAACGCGATCCACGACGCCCGCCGCGACGTGGCCCGCCAGGCGGCGAGGAACGTCAGCAGCGCGATCGCCGCCAGCACGAACGTCAGGAGCCGGTTGCCGAACTCGATGGCACCGTGGATGCCCATGCTCGGGTGCGCCGCGTAGGACTCCTCCGTGCAGCGCGGCCACGTCGGGCAGCCGAGCCCCGAGCCGGTGAGGCGCACGACGGCGCCGGTGACGACGATGCCGATGTTGGCGACGAGGTTCGCGATCGCGAGCCACCCGAGGTGCCGGTCGGCGAGGGCGTCCAGCCCGGACCGGGGCGGGGTCGAGCGGGGGGCGGTGGACGGTGCTGCGGCGGACATCTGGCTACTCCCAGCGGAAGAATCGGGACACGGCTGCGGCGCCGGCGACTGCCCACGCCACGAGGATCAGGAGGGGGAGGACGGCCACCCGGCCGTCGATGAGCGCTGCACGCATCGCGTCGCCCAGCGCGGCCGAGGGCAGCACGGCGAGGAGGTCGCCGGCTGCGCCGTACGAGCCCCGCGGCAGCACCACGGCACCGCCGACGAGCAGCAGCAGGTAGACGAGGTTCGCCGCGGCGAGCGTCGCCTCGGCGCGGAGGGTGCCGGCCATGAGCAGGCCGAGCGACGAGAAGGCCGCTGCTCCGACGAGCACCGCGAGCAGGGCAGCCAGCACGCCGACCGCGCCGCCTCCGGGACGCCAGCCGAGCGCGAGCGCGACCGGGACGAGCACGACGCCCTGCACCACGTGGACGACGAGGATCGCTCCCAGCTTGCCGAGCAGCAGGCCGTGCCGGGGCAGGGGCGAGGCGCCGAGGCGCTTGATGAGGCCGTAGCGCCGCTCGAAGCCCGTCGCGATCGCGAGGGACGTGAACGCGGTCGACATCACGGCGAGCGCCAGCACGCCCGGGGTGAGCACGTCGACGGCCCGCCCGTCGAGCTCGATCCCGCCCCGTCGTCCGGCGATGACGCCGCCGACGAGGGCCATGACGGGGATGACGAGGGCGACGAGCAGCTGCTCGCCGTTGCGCAGCATGAGGCGCGTCTCCATCAGCGCCTGGGCCCGCACCTGGCGGGTCAGCGGTGCCGCGCCCGGGGACGGGGCGAACGTCCCGGCGCTCATCCCGCGGCCCCGCTCGGCGTCGGCTCGGTCAGCACGCGGCCGGTGAGCTGGAGGAAGACGTCCTCGAGCGTGCGCTGGCCGAGGGTCAGCGACTCGGGGAGCACCCCGTGCTGCTCGCACCAGGCCGAGACCTTCGCCAGCGTCGAGGCGTCGGCCGGTCCCGTGATGAGGAGGCTCTGGGCGTTGATGGTCGTGACCTCCGTGGCCGGGCCGAGCGCGGCCTGCAACGACGCCGGCGCGTGCGGCGGGAACGGCTTCGTCACGACGAGCCGCACCGTCGTGGCCCCGCCGGCGCGGGTGAGCTCGTACGGCGTGCCGCTCGCGATGAGCCGCCCGCGGTCGATGACGTGCACGTGGTCGGCGAGGCGCTCGGCCTCCTCGAGGTAGTGCGTCGTCAGCACGGTGGTCACGCCGTCCGCCCGCAGCTCCTCGAGCAGCTCCCACGTCGTGCGCCGGATGGCGGGGTCCATGCCCGCCGTCGGCTCGTCGACGAACAACAGCTCGGGGCGACCGACGAGGGCCGTCGCGAGGCCGAGGCGCTGCTGCTGACCGCCGGACAGGCGGCGGAACGGCGTCCGCCCGCACTCGGCGAGACCGAGCCGCTCGACGAGCAGGCCGACCGGCAGCGGGTCGGCGTGCAGGGCGGCCACGTGGCGCAGCATCTCCTCGGCGCGCACGCCCGACCAGGCCCCACCCGCCTGCAGCATCACGCCGATGCGGGGGAGCAGGGACCGCCGGTCGCGGACGGGATCCAGACCGAGCACCCGTACGGAGCCGGCCTGCGGCCGCCGGTAGCCCTCGCAGGTCTCGAGCGTGGTCGTCTTGCCCGCGCCGTTCGGCCCCAGGACCGCGGTGATCGTGCCGGCCTCGACGCGGAGGTCCAGGTGGTCGACGGCCACGAGGTCGCCGTACCGCATCACCAGGCCGTCGACGGCGACGGCAGGAGCGGGGGTCGGCACCGTGCCAGTGTAGGAGTCGGACCGCGCCAGCCCGCCCCGAGGCCGCCCCGAGGCTCCGTCCCGGCCGGGCGCGGGAGGGTTAGGACACCCTTGCTTGAAGGGGCAGGTCGAATAACGTCACACTGGCGTAGTGGAAATGCTGCGAGGCGCTTCGGTCGTCGGTCCCCCCGGGTCCGACGACTCCGACGCACCCACCCGCGCGCGCGTGGTCCGCAGCATCCTCGAGGCCGGCCCGTCGACGGCGGCGCAGCTCGCCGAGCGGCTGGACCTCACGCCCGCGGCCGTGCGCCGCCACCTCGACCAGCTCGTCGAGGACGGGAGCGTCGAGGTGCGCCAGCAGCGTCCCGGAGGTTCCCGGGGCCGTGGCCGCCCGGCGCGGGTCTTCCACCTGACCGACGCGGGCCGCCAGCAGTTCGACCAGCAGTACGACGACCTGGCCGTGCAGGCCCTGCGCTTCCTGGCCGAGACCCAGGGCGACGACGCCGTGCTCGACTTCGCCCGCCGGCGCGTCGCCTTCATCGGCCGCGACTTCGGCGCGGTCAGCGAGGCGCACCCGGAGCTGTCGCCCGCCGAGGTGCTCGCCCGCGTGCTCACGCAGGAGGGGTACGCCGCGAGCGTGCGCGCCTCGCCCGTCGGCGACCAGCTGTGCCAGCAGCACTGCCCGATCTCCCACGTCGCCGCCGAGTTCCCCCAGCTGTGCGAGGCGGAGACCGAGGCCATCAGCCAGGTGCTGGGGCGGCACGTCCAGCGCCTCGCGACCATCGCGCACGGCGACGGGGTGTGCACGACCTGCATCCCCGACCTCCCGACCATCCGTGACACCGACCTGATCGACCGTCCGACCCCCGACGAGAACGGAGCGTCCGCATGACGTCCACCCCGAGCATCGACGAGCTCAACCCCGGCCTCGAGGGCATCGGCCGGTACGAGTTCGGCTGGTCCGACTCCGACGCCGCCGGCGCTGCCGCGCAGCGCGGCCTCAACGAGGACGTCGTGCGCGACATCTCCTCCAAGAAGAGCGAGCCCGGGTGGATGCTGGACCTCCGCCTCAAGGGCCTCAAGCTGTTCGACCGCAAGCCGATGCCCACCTGGGGCTCCGACCTCGGCGGGATCGACTTCGACAACATCAAGTACTTCGTGCGGTCCTCCGAGAAGCAGGCCACCAGCTGGGAGGAGCTGCCGGAGGACATCAAGAACACGTACGACAAGCTCGGCATCCCCGAGGCCGAGAAGCAGCGTCTGGTCGCCGGCGTCGCCGCGCAGTACGAGTCGGAGGTCGTCTACCACTCGATCCGTGAGGACCTCGAGGAGAAGGGCGTCATCTTCGTCGACACCGACACGGCGCTGAAGGAGCACGAGGAGCTCTTCAAGGAGTACTTCGGCACCGTCATCCCCGTCGGCGACAACAAGTTCTCCGCGCTCAACACCTCGGTGTGGTCCGGCGGCTCGTTCATCTACGTGCCCAAGGGCGTCCACGTCGACATCCCGCTCCAGGCCTACTTCCGGATCAACACGGAGAACATGGGCCAGTTCGAGCGCACGCTGATCATCGCCGACGAGGACTCGTACGTGCACTACGTCGAGGGCTGCACGGCGCCGATCTACTCCTCCGACTCGCTGCACTCCGCGGTCGTCGAGATCGTCGTGAAGAAGGGCGCCCGCGTCCGCTACACGACCATCCAGAACTGGTCGAACAACGTCTACAACCTCGTCACGAAGCGCGCCACGTGCGAGGCCGGCGCGACCATGGAGTGGGTCGACGGCAACATCGGCTCCAAGGTGACGATGAAGTACCCGGCCGTCTACCTCATGGGCGAGCACGCCAAGGGCGAGACGCTGTCCATCGCGTTCGCGGGCGAGGGCCAGCACCAGGACGCCGGCGCCAAGATGGTGCACGCCGCGCCCCACACGTCCTCCTCGATCCTCTCGAAGTCCGTCGCCCGCGGTGGCGGCCGCACGTCGTACCGCGGCCTCATCCAGGTGAACGAGGGCGCGCACGGCTCCAAGTCGAACGTGCTCTGCGACGCGCTCCTCGTCGACCAGATCAGCCGGTCCGACACCTACCCCTACGTCGACATCCGCGAGGACGACGTGTCGATGGGCCACGAGGCGTCGGTGTCGAAGGTCTCCGAGGACCAGCTGTTCTACCTGATGAGCCGCGGGCTCGCCGAGGACGAGGCGATGGCGATGATCGTGCGCGGTTTCGTCGAGCCGATCGCGAAGGAGCTCCCGATGGAGTACGCGC
This Nocardioides alkalitolerans DNA region includes the following protein-coding sequences:
- a CDS encoding ABC transporter permease produces the protein MSAGTFAPSPGAAPLTRQVRAQALMETRLMLRNGEQLLVALVIPVMALVGGVIAGRRGGIELDGRAVDVLTPGVLALAVMSTAFTSLAIATGFERRYGLIKRLGASPLPRHGLLLGKLGAILVVHVVQGVVLVPVALALGWRPGGGAVGVLAALLAVLVGAAAFSSLGLLMAGTLRAEATLAAANLVYLLLLVGGAVVLPRGSYGAAGDLLAVLPSAALGDAMRAALIDGRVAVLPLLILVAWAVAGAAAVSRFFRWE
- the sufB gene encoding Fe-S cluster assembly protein SufB; its protein translation is MTSTPSIDELNPGLEGIGRYEFGWSDSDAAGAAAQRGLNEDVVRDISSKKSEPGWMLDLRLKGLKLFDRKPMPTWGSDLGGIDFDNIKYFVRSSEKQATSWEELPEDIKNTYDKLGIPEAEKQRLVAGVAAQYESEVVYHSIREDLEEKGVIFVDTDTALKEHEELFKEYFGTVIPVGDNKFSALNTSVWSGGSFIYVPKGVHVDIPLQAYFRINTENMGQFERTLIIADEDSYVHYVEGCTAPIYSSDSLHSAVVEIVVKKGARVRYTTIQNWSNNVYNLVTKRATCEAGATMEWVDGNIGSKVTMKYPAVYLMGEHAKGETLSIAFAGEGQHQDAGAKMVHAAPHTSSSILSKSVARGGGRTSYRGLIQVNEGAHGSKSNVLCDALLVDQISRSDTYPYVDIREDDVSMGHEASVSKVSEDQLFYLMSRGLAEDEAMAMIVRGFVEPIAKELPMEYALELNRLIELQMEGAVG
- a CDS encoding heme o synthase; the protein is MGVRDEPAPASRATLRDVVAAYVGLTKPRVLELLLLTTVPVMFFAARGVPELGVVLATVVAGSMSAGSASALNCVYDRDIDEQMRRTRRRALPRHIVTPRAALVFGLTLGVLSTAIFWVFVNPLSAVLSLSANAFYMLVYTMWLKRRTTQNIVWGGAAGCFPALIGWTAVTNELAWPPVVCFLIVFLWTPPHTWALALRYREDYANVAVPMLPVVAPAAVVGKQIVLYTWATVAMSLALWPIADTGLFYPAAAAILGVVFLVEAHKMWGRTRRSDQLSVINPMRLFHTSNLYLSLLFVAIAIDPLLMR
- a CDS encoding ABC transporter ATP-binding protein; amino-acid sequence: MPTPAPAVAVDGLVMRYGDLVAVDHLDLRVEAGTITAVLGPNGAGKTTTLETCEGYRRPQAGSVRVLGLDPVRDRRSLLPRIGVMLQAGGAWSGVRAEEMLRHVAALHADPLPVGLLVERLGLAECGRTPFRRLSGGQQQRLGLATALVGRPELLFVDEPTAGMDPAIRRTTWELLEELRADGVTTVLTTHYLEEAERLADHVHVIDRGRLIASGTPYELTRAGGATTVRLVVTKPFPPHAPASLQAALGPATEVTTINAQSLLITGPADASTLAKVSAWCEQHGVLPESLTLGQRTLEDVFLQLTGRVLTEPTPSGAAG
- the pgi gene encoding glucose-6-phosphate isomerase produces the protein MSSAPHVWPVDPTSTAAWSRLRDRAGAFEPDLRGWFAADPGRAERLSFTAGDLFVDLSKALVDFPVLDDLLALADEVGVAERRDAMFRGERINTTEDRAVLHTALRLPESSTLEVDGQDVVADVHDVLRRVYAFAESVRSGEWRGATGERIRTVVNIGIGGSDLGPVMAYEALAAYRHPSIECRFISNIDPTDAATTLADLDPATTLFIVASKTFGTLETLTNARLCRQWLLDGLRAAGAEGSAVDDAVARHFVAVSTALDKVADFGIDPDNAFGFWDWVGGRYSVSSAIGTSLVVAIGPERFAEFLDGLHTVDEHFRTTPPAENVPLLMGLLNVWYTDFLGAATHAVLPYAQLLHRFPAYLQQLTMESNGKGVRADGTPLTAGTGEVFWGEPGTNGQHAFYQLIHQGTRIIPADFIAVANPAYPLADGDTDVHEVFLANFFAQTKALAFGKTADEVRAEGTAEHVVPARVFSGNRPSTSILAPELSPSVLGQLIALYEHVTFTQGVVWGIDSFDQWGVELGKQLAQQVLPAVTGDADALAEQDASTRSLIERYRAERRS
- the tal gene encoding transaldolase — its product is MSDRLSALADAGVSIWLDDLSRERIETGNLADLVKDSSVVGVTTNPSIFAAALAEGERYDAQVRELVAEGTDVDRAVFALTTTDVRQAADVLKPVADATGGKDGWVSIEVPPGLAFKTEETAEAAQELWKAVDRHNVMIKIPGTTEGLPAITQTLGAGISVNVTLIFGLPRYRQVMEAYVAGLELARDNGHDLSTIHSVASFFVSRVDSEIDKRLEAAGATDLQGKAGVANARLAYQAFEEFFTGPRWEALAAAGANLQRPLWASTGVKNPDYRDTMYVADLVVENTVNTMPEKTMQAFADHGEVEGDAVRPHYADAKAVLEAVAAAGVDYDDVIAQLEKEGVDKFVASWDELLETVQGQLDGAKG
- a CDS encoding COX15/CtaA family protein: MSAAAPSTAPRSTPPRSGLDALADRHLGWLAIANLVANIGIVVTGAVVRLTGSGLGCPTWPRCTEESYAAHPSMGIHGAIEFGNRLLTFVLAAIALLTFLAAWRATSRRASWIAFGIGLGIPAQAVIGGITVLTDLNPWIVALHLLLSLAMIGLCVVLLDHVRHPEVWGPAARATAPATAPVVRRLTLALFAVGWVVLYLGTIVTGSGPHAGDENAPRTGLDPATFSHLHAWAVYALVALTVALLVVARRRGDTRLTRAVTVLLVVELAQGVVGYVQYFTGLPVGLVAIHMLGAAVTSAALTWVVVRAFRPITIVAEPEVRVARV
- the tkt gene encoding transketolase, producing MTESTLDWTDLDRKAVDTARVLAMDAVQKVGNGHPGTAMSLAPAAYLLFQKVMRHDPSDPGWIARDRFVLSCGHSSITLYTQLFLGGFGLEIEDLKALRTWGSKTPGHPEYGHTAGVEVTTGPLGQGVANAVGIAMAARRQHGLLDPETPLGESLFDHDVYAICSDGDLQEGVSGEASSIAGTQKLGNLVVIYDRNRISIEGDTDVAFNEDVAKRYEAYGWHVQTVDWTNGGDHYEEDVPALYDAVQAARAVTDQPSLIVLDTVIAWPAPNAQGTEAAHGSALGADEVAATKEVLGWNPDTTFDVPADVLEHTRSLTARGAAWGKEWDEKYAAWAAANPEREALLHRLKAHDLPEGLVDALPVFPADPKGVATRAASGKVINAIAGIMPELWGGSADLAGSNNTTIKDAPSFIPESRSTRDWTGDPLQGRVLHFGIREHGMGAIMNGIAADGLTRVFGGTFLTFSDYMRGAVRVAALSKLPVTYVWTHDSIGLGEDGPTHQPVEHLAALRAIPGLDVVRPADANETAAAWAAILGNDDRPAALALSRQNLPVFPRGEEGFATTDGVARGAYVLKDVEGGLPDVVLIGTGSEVQLAVAAAEQLAEEGVRARVVSAPCLEWFAEQDLAYQESVIPPTVKARVAVEAGIAMPWWRLVGDHGKVVSIETYGASASAERMFAEFGFTPEAVVRAAQDSIRVVEG
- a CDS encoding helix-turn-helix domain-containing protein yields the protein MLRGASVVGPPGSDDSDAPTRARVVRSILEAGPSTAAQLAERLDLTPAAVRRHLDQLVEDGSVEVRQQRPGGSRGRGRPARVFHLTDAGRQQFDQQYDDLAVQALRFLAETQGDDAVLDFARRRVAFIGRDFGAVSEAHPELSPAEVLARVLTQEGYAASVRASPVGDQLCQQHCPISHVAAEFPQLCEAETEAISQVLGRHVQRLATIAHGDGVCTTCIPDLPTIRDTDLIDRPTPDENGASA